The Planctomycetaceae bacterium nucleotide sequence GTCCACATGACCGGGTGGATGATCTTGTGGCCGTCATAGTTGTAGATCGTGTTGGCCAGGACGTTGATGCCCGGGTCGACGATCATGTAGTACTGCTCGGACTCGTACTCGAACGCCGTCGGGGCGCCCTGGGTGATGGGGTGCTGCGTGTCGGTCAGGAAGACCTCGTACTTGCCGACATGCGGGTGGCCGACGAACTGTCCGCCGATCATCCACTGGTATTCCAGGTTGCCGCGGAAGGCGTCGCCGGCGCCGCCATGCAGGCCCGCCACGCCCGTGCCCGCGCGGACGGCCGCGTTCAGGCTGCCCCATTGCTCGCCGCTCATCTGGCCCATGGTCCAGATCGGGACCACCACGTCCATCGAGGCGACCTTGGCCGGGTCGTTCAACGCGTCGAGCGTGTCGTGCCGCTCAACCTGGAAACCGGCGGCCTTGAGTTCCTTTTCCACGATTTCCGACACCGGCTTAGGAGTGTGTCCGTCCCAACCGCCGTAAACGATCAGAGCTTTCATCTTTGTATCTTCCTTTATCGCATGGCCCGTTCACAGACGGGCTCTTTGTTCAAAAACCAGATCCTCGATCCTCGGTCCCAGATCCTGGGGTCCTTGATCCGAGATCCTCCGCCCCAACAAGGCGTGGCGTCATGCCCCTAGGATCGAGGATCTAGGATCTAGGATCTTCTTCTATCTGTTAATAGCAGTTCCGCCTTTGCTTGCCGCCTTCGCCGTCGCGGCCGCCACGGCTTCGTGCGTGGCTGGGTCCATCATCTCCGGGAGCAACTGGCCGGGAGGCACCAACGCCATCAGGGCCTCGGCGGCGGCGATCAGCATTTCCAGGGTGAAGATCTTCGCGCCGGCTTCCAGGGCGCCGCGGAAGAGGCCCGGGTACGCCAGGGCGTTGTTCATCATGCGGCCGTCGGCGTAGAGCGCCGCTCCGGCGGCCAGGGCATCGGGGCGGGAGATCTCGCTGACGGGGTTGGCCAGCGGGAAGATCAGCGGCCGCGGCGCCATCGAGCGGACCATGTCCTGCGTGACGATGTTGGGCTGGCTGACGCCGATGAACAGCTCGCGCCCCTTGAGGGCGTCGGCGAGGGCGCCCTTGATCTTGCTCTTGTTGGTGCGGCGGGCGAGGGCTTTCTTCTCTTCGTTGAGGTCGCCGCGAGATTCTTCGACGATCCCGCGGCTGTCGACGAGCACCACGTCGGCGATTCCGCAGTGGACCAGCAAGTCGGCGATCGCCGTGCCGGCCGCCCCCGCTCCGCTGATCGCGCAGCTCAGGTCGCCCATCTTCTTGCCCATCTGCTTAAGGGCGCTGAACAACCCAGCCAGCACGATGGTGGCCGTGCCGTGCTGGTCGTCGTGCATCACGGGGATGTCGAGGCGCCGGTCGAGCTCGCGCGTGATGGCGAAGCACTCGGGCGCCTTGACGTCTTCGACCTGGATGGCGCCGTACGAGCCGGCGATGGTCTCCATCACGTGGATGAAGTCGTCGCTGTCGCGCGTGTTGATGAGCACCGCCTCGGCCGACAGGCCCGCGAACTCGGCGAAGATCGCCGCTTTTCCTTCCATCACCGGCAGACCCGCGAGGGTGCCGATGTTGCCCAGGCCCAGGATCGCCGTCCCGTCGGTGCAGATGGCGATGCGCTGGCCGACGCCGGTGTACGTGCGGGCCAGTTCCGGCTTGGCCTCAATGGCCTTGCACACGCGGGCGACGCCCGGCGTGTAGACGATCCGAAGGTCCGTGTTTGTGCGGATGGGGATGCGGCTCTTGACGTACGTCGAACCGCCGCGGTGCGCTTCCAGCGCCGCGTCGAGCACGGCGGTCACTTCAAAACCGGCCGTCTTTTCCAGGGCGGCTTTGGCGGCGGCCATCTGGGCGTCGCCGCTGGTGAAGACCTGCAGGCGGTAGTTGAAGACCTTGTCGGCGGCGGCAGTGAAGTCGATATTGCCCACACGGGCGCCGGCGTCGGTGATGGCGCCGATGGCCGCGCCCAGGGCGGCGTTGTCGCCCGAAAAGCGCAGGAGCACGTCAAAGACAGTGTTGCGTCCAAACCGGTCGTGTAAAGCCTCGCGAGATTCCATGGCCGTGCGGTTCTCCGATAGAGGGGGCATTATACGATTCCGGGGGAAATTTCCAATTTCCGATTTCCAATTTCCCGCTCGGCTGAAGTCAGGGATAGCCACGGGCCTTTGGCCTGTGGGCGAGGGGGGACCGTTCATCTAAGTGCCCCAG carries:
- a CDS encoding ThuA domain-containing protein, with product MKALIVYGGWDGHTPKPVSEIVEKELKAAGFQVERHDTLDALNDPAKVASMDVVVPIWTMGQMSGEQWGSLNAAVRAGTGVAGLHGGAGDAFRGNLEYQWMIGGQFVGHPHVGKYEVFLTDTQHPITQGAPTAFEYESEQYYMIVDPGINVLANTIYNYDGHKIIHPVMWTKSWGKGRVFYTALGHCDAEFGKFPQVHAMTIKGLIWAAQGKALAK
- a CDS encoding malic enzyme-like NAD(P)-binding protein — protein: MPPLSENRTAMESREALHDRFGRNTVFDVLLRFSGDNAALGAAIGAITDAGARVGNIDFTAAADKVFNYRLQVFTSGDAQMAAAKAALEKTAGFEVTAVLDAALEAHRGGSTYVKSRIPIRTNTDLRIVYTPGVARVCKAIEAKPELARTYTGVGQRIAICTDGTAILGLGNIGTLAGLPVMEGKAAIFAEFAGLSAEAVLINTRDSDDFIHVMETIAGSYGAIQVEDVKAPECFAITRELDRRLDIPVMHDDQHGTATIVLAGLFSALKQMGKKMGDLSCAISGAGAAGTAIADLLVHCGIADVVLVDSRGIVEESRGDLNEEKKALARRTNKSKIKGALADALKGRELFIGVSQPNIVTQDMVRSMAPRPLIFPLANPVSEISRPDALAAGAALYADGRMMNNALAYPGLFRGALEAGAKIFTLEMLIAAAEALMALVPPGQLLPEMMDPATHEAVAAATAKAASKGGTAINR